One window from the genome of Natrialba magadii ATCC 43099 encodes:
- a CDS encoding DUF790 family protein — MLTKDLLRVSRAGGGFHPQFAAREHRPLAARVIGTYQGHVGQQRGDLEDALTDLERDADDFKLVRGLSALLERESTFETDAEIDPERARRAVFEAADAVGVVTDDERTMALIRAGESLGVSADELESTLYADLDERQVLTEVTSRWDPDDLLAQYNLSLAQTALFDATELRVRSSDPKALVSAIKRLRLMYEIRNPDAAAGSTGSLASDREVVVTGPTHLFRATRRYGTRFARLLRTVAGAEAWHLEATIDDRGTERTLSLSHEDPVSVPDAEPVADVTFDSGVESDFAARFTQLDLDWDLVREPEPLATGTQVMIPDFTFEYAHGEYRLYFEIMGFWTPEYVRKKLDQLESLEDVDLLVAVDDSLGVGEAIETRDHRAIPYSGTVRVKDVVDVLREYEADLIQQSAAELPAELTPDDDVVALESLASRHGVSVDALTETEFPDHDRVGRTLVRPRVLESVGDEIEVGMTLQEAESVLEESDLTDASAVLAELGYRVEWEGLSGGTVVER, encoded by the coding sequence ATGCTGACGAAGGACTTGCTGCGCGTCTCCCGCGCTGGCGGTGGCTTCCATCCCCAGTTCGCCGCGCGCGAGCACCGCCCGCTCGCCGCCCGCGTCATCGGCACCTACCAGGGACACGTCGGCCAGCAGCGCGGCGACCTCGAGGACGCCCTCACCGACCTCGAACGGGACGCGGACGACTTCAAACTCGTTCGCGGCCTCTCGGCGCTGCTCGAACGCGAATCCACCTTCGAAACGGACGCCGAAATCGACCCCGAACGCGCTCGCCGCGCGGTCTTCGAGGCTGCAGACGCCGTCGGCGTCGTCACCGACGACGAGCGCACGATGGCACTCATTCGGGCCGGCGAATCGCTCGGCGTGTCGGCGGATGAACTCGAGTCCACGCTCTACGCAGACTTAGACGAGCGCCAGGTCCTCACCGAAGTCACCTCGCGCTGGGATCCCGACGACCTGCTCGCGCAGTACAACCTCTCGCTGGCCCAGACGGCGCTGTTCGACGCGACGGAGCTGCGGGTCAGATCGAGCGACCCGAAGGCGCTCGTCTCAGCGATCAAACGGCTGCGATTGATGTACGAGATCCGGAATCCGGATGCGGCGGCTGGATCGACCGGCAGTCTCGCGAGCGACCGCGAGGTCGTCGTCACCGGACCGACACACCTCTTCCGGGCGACGCGACGGTACGGTACCCGCTTTGCGCGCCTCCTGCGGACAGTCGCGGGCGCCGAGGCCTGGCACCTCGAGGCGACCATCGACGACCGCGGTACCGAGCGGACGCTCTCGCTCTCCCACGAGGATCCAGTGTCGGTTCCAGACGCCGAGCCGGTCGCCGACGTAACCTTCGATAGCGGCGTCGAGTCCGACTTCGCCGCCCGCTTCACGCAACTCGACCTCGACTGGGACCTCGTGCGTGAACCCGAACCGCTCGCAACGGGCACGCAGGTGATGATTCCAGACTTCACGTTCGAGTACGCCCACGGCGAGTACCGGCTCTACTTCGAAATTATGGGTTTCTGGACGCCCGAGTACGTCCGGAAGAAACTCGACCAACTCGAGTCCCTCGAAGACGTCGACCTCCTCGTCGCGGTCGACGACTCGCTTGGCGTCGGCGAGGCGATCGAGACGCGAGACCACCGCGCGATTCCCTATTCCGGGACCGTCCGCGTCAAAGACGTTGTCGACGTGCTCCGGGAGTACGAGGCTGACCTGATCCAGCAGAGCGCGGCCGAGTTGCCGGCCGAACTCACCCCCGACGACGACGTCGTGGCACTCGAGTCCCTCGCCAGTCGTCACGGGGTCAGCGTGGATGCCCTCACGGAGACGGAGTTCCCCGACCACGACCGCGTCGGCCGCACGCTCGTTCGCCCACGGGTACTCGAGTCCGTCGGCGACGAGATCGAGGTCGGCATGACTCTCCAGGAAGCTGAATCCGTTCTCGAGGAGTCCGATCTGACGGATGCAAGCGCGGTGTTGGCCGAACTTGGCTACCGCGTAGAGTGGGAGGGTCTGAGCGGTGGAACGGTCGTCGAGCGCTGA
- a CDS encoding DUF7333 family protein, with translation MELDLPKTIAAFVLIIALGTAGLMTMPMGMAPDTILMMVMPSMVIFGAIMLVLGIKHGEYRATN, from the coding sequence ATGGAACTCGACCTGCCGAAGACGATCGCCGCGTTCGTCCTGATCATCGCGCTCGGAACGGCCGGGTTGATGACGATGCCGATGGGGATGGCCCCAGACACGATTCTGATGATGGTCATGCCCTCGATGGTGATCTTTGGCGCGATCATGCTCGTACTCGGAATCAAGCACGGCGAGTACCGCGCGACGAACTGA
- a CDS encoding DUF7122 family protein: MSDDSSADLRKNDGQQFGRLPETDADRTVEGRVSRAAVVDYFEDRFAIPPGTFDDYTFWEKGAGKIWLYSGEADSPLEIEAIGMTCLRTRQEHWKPTTDFVQRFGAHASECVIDLDREAARRFAAGEDQELEWDGDWGYLIAAHTVVGEREPLGIGLYVHGELRSMVPKGRQREL; encoded by the coding sequence ATGAGCGACGACTCGAGTGCCGACCTGCGCAAAAACGACGGCCAGCAGTTCGGGCGTCTCCCAGAAACCGACGCCGACCGAACCGTCGAGGGCCGTGTCAGCCGCGCTGCCGTCGTCGACTACTTCGAGGATCGCTTTGCCATCCCGCCCGGGACCTTCGACGACTACACCTTCTGGGAGAAAGGCGCGGGCAAGATCTGGCTCTACAGCGGCGAGGCCGACTCCCCGCTGGAAATCGAGGCCATCGGCATGACCTGTCTGCGAACCCGCCAGGAGCACTGGAAGCCAACAACGGACTTCGTCCAGCGCTTTGGCGCACACGCCAGCGAGTGCGTGATCGACCTCGACCGCGAGGCCGCCCGCCGGTTCGCCGCCGGCGAGGACCAGGAACTCGAGTGGGACGGCGATTGGGGATACTTGATCGCGGCTCACACCGTTGTGGGCGAGCGCGAACCGCTCGGAATTGGGCTGTACGTCCACGGCGAGTTGCGTTCGATGGTGCCGAAGGGACGACAGCGAGAGTTGTAG
- a CDS encoding aldo/keto reductase, with translation MAADNADQIAPETCPTAAGMPMLGLGTWQNDSPEECAESVRTALEMGYRHIDTAQAYDNEEAVGEGIATADVDREDVFLATKVWLSNLASDDVLETARESIDRLGVDYVDLLYVHWPARTYDPAETLDAFSELYEEGLIENVGVSNFLPEQLDEAVERCDAPIHANQVELHPLLPQADIRDACAEHDIEVVAYSPIARGDVFDQPEIQEIADKHDVSEAQVSLAWLRETGVTAIPKATGEEHIRDNWESLVLELDQEDIETIDAIDETDRKVDPDFGPWN, from the coding sequence ATGGCAGCCGACAACGCCGACCAAATCGCACCAGAGACGTGTCCGACCGCAGCCGGCATGCCGATGCTCGGCCTGGGAACCTGGCAGAACGACTCGCCCGAGGAGTGCGCCGAAAGCGTTCGCACCGCACTCGAGATGGGCTACCGTCATATCGACACCGCCCAGGCCTACGACAACGAGGAAGCCGTCGGCGAGGGAATCGCCACAGCCGACGTCGACCGCGAGGATGTCTTCCTCGCGACCAAGGTCTGGCTCTCGAATCTCGCGTCCGACGACGTACTCGAGACGGCCCGCGAGAGCATCGACCGTCTCGGCGTCGACTACGTCGACCTGCTGTACGTCCACTGGCCGGCCCGAACGTACGACCCGGCGGAGACGCTGGACGCGTTCTCGGAACTCTACGAGGAGGGGCTCATCGAGAACGTCGGCGTGAGTAACTTCCTGCCCGAGCAACTCGACGAGGCCGTCGAGCGCTGTGACGCCCCGATTCACGCAAATCAGGTGGAACTGCACCCGCTGCTTCCTCAAGCGGACATTCGCGACGCCTGCGCAGAGCACGATATCGAAGTCGTCGCCTACTCGCCGATCGCTCGCGGCGACGTCTTCGACCAGCCCGAGATTCAGGAGATTGCTGACAAACACGACGTCAGCGAGGCGCAGGTCAGCCTCGCCTGGCTACGCGAGACGGGCGTTACCGCCATTCCGAAAGCGACCGGCGAGGAACACATCCGAGACAACTGGGAGTCGCTCGTACTCGAGTTAGACCAGGAGGACATCGAGACGATTGACGCAATCGACGAGACGGACCGAAAGGTCGATCCAGACTTCGGTCCCTGGAACTGA
- a CDS encoding amidase: MSRERYETAGIGEAALTRLSATELASRIREGEVTATEAVEAHLDQVDARDDEINAFVTVCADEAREAAAEADRVLESAEADAPDGCDDSDGGNGDDGDEQIGPLHGVPIALKDLGSLKESLPYTFGSALFSDFVAPKTAVTVARLEEAGAIVLGTTNTPEFGHKGTTTNDVIGATASPIDTELNAGGSSGGSAAAVAAGMTPVATGSDAGGSLRIPAAACGVYGFKPTFGLVPSVSRPNGFGRARHHVTKGPLSRTVADSAALLSEMAGHHPDDPESVPVDIAFRDAVQEPSTDLRIAYSPALDVFPVTDAVRTVVDDAVASLEDAGATVEEVAVDHGYELDELIEAVIPTFTTSMLESATVTAESHGIDLREHPETVTDSLLRMLELGEQYGPADIARSDIARTAIFDAVQEVLSEYDLLATPTLSRADVGLHEDLDAEAWEWPLTWPFNWTGHPAASAPAGLTEAGHPVGLQLVGPRFGDDTVLAGSTVLESQRPWDHLYD; the protein is encoded by the coding sequence ATGTCACGCGAGCGCTACGAAACGGCTGGGATCGGCGAGGCGGCACTCACGCGGCTGTCGGCGACCGAACTCGCGAGTCGCATTAGGGAGGGTGAGGTAACCGCCACCGAGGCAGTCGAGGCACACCTCGACCAAGTCGACGCGCGCGACGACGAGATCAACGCCTTCGTCACCGTCTGCGCTGACGAGGCGCGCGAGGCAGCCGCCGAAGCGGACCGGGTACTCGAGTCCGCCGAGGCTGACGCCCCGGATGGGTGCGACGACAGCGACGGCGGAAACGGCGACGACGGCGACGAACAGATCGGCCCCCTCCACGGCGTCCCAATCGCGCTCAAGGACCTCGGCTCGCTGAAGGAGAGCCTGCCCTACACCTTCGGCTCGGCACTGTTTTCCGACTTCGTGGCACCCAAAACGGCCGTCACCGTCGCGCGACTCGAGGAGGCCGGTGCGATCGTGCTCGGGACGACGAACACGCCCGAGTTCGGCCACAAGGGGACGACGACCAACGACGTGATCGGGGCGACGGCGTCGCCGATCGACACCGAACTGAACGCGGGCGGCTCTTCCGGCGGCTCCGCGGCGGCGGTCGCAGCGGGGATGACACCTGTCGCGACCGGTAGTGACGCGGGCGGTTCGCTTCGCATTCCGGCAGCCGCCTGCGGCGTCTACGGCTTCAAGCCGACGTTCGGTCTCGTGCCCTCGGTCAGCAGACCCAATGGCTTCGGCCGGGCGCGCCACCACGTCACGAAGGGGCCGCTCTCGCGCACGGTTGCCGACTCTGCCGCGCTCCTCTCAGAGATGGCTGGCCACCATCCGGACGACCCCGAGAGCGTTCCCGTCGATATCGCGTTTCGGGACGCTGTGCAGGAGCCCTCAACCGACCTGCGGATCGCCTACAGCCCGGCTCTCGACGTCTTCCCGGTCACGGACGCGGTTCGCACAGTCGTCGACGACGCGGTGGCGTCGCTCGAGGACGCAGGTGCCACCGTCGAGGAGGTTGCTGTCGATCACGGCTACGAACTGGACGAACTCATCGAGGCGGTGATCCCGACGTTCACGACCTCGATGCTCGAGAGCGCTACCGTCACCGCGGAGTCTCACGGGATCGACCTGCGCGAGCACCCCGAGACAGTTACTGACAGCCTGCTCCGGATGCTCGAACTGGGCGAGCAGTACGGCCCCGCCGACATCGCCCGCTCGGATATCGCCCGGACAGCCATCTTCGACGCCGTACAGGAGGTGCTGTCCGAGTACGACCTGCTCGCGACGCCAACCCTCTCGCGCGCCGACGTTGGCCTCCACGAAGACCTCGACGCAGAAGCCTGGGAGTGGCCGCTCACCTGGCCGTTCAACTGGACCGGCCACCCCGCCGCCTCCGCACCTGCCGGGCTCACGGAGGCAGGACACCCCGTCGGACTCCAGCTCGTCGGCCCCCGCTTCGGAGACGATACCGTGCTCGCCGGGAGCACGGTACTCGAGTCCCAGCGTCCCTGGGACCACCTGTACGACTGA
- a CDS encoding proteasome assembly chaperone family protein: MARISLQGPEADLEDPTFVEGFPGIGLVGKIATDHLVDEFDMRYYASVHCQGLPRIGVYRGGDRTARPPVRLYTSEEHDLLALQSDAPIRPEALDNVAECVTSWLIDHDATPLYLSGLPADRDTGERPDLYGVGTGSAPDLLDDREIDVPPEDGVVTGPTGALINHAAQAGYDSLGLVIECNPQFPDPEAASVLLEDAIAPLADLSVDVQELLDHAEEIREKREQLAQQMQAAGQEQSTQAQPLRMYQ; encoded by the coding sequence ATGGCACGAATCAGTCTGCAGGGACCGGAAGCCGATCTCGAGGACCCCACTTTTGTCGAGGGCTTCCCAGGAATCGGACTCGTCGGCAAGATTGCGACTGACCATCTCGTCGACGAATTCGATATGCGCTACTACGCGAGCGTCCACTGCCAGGGGCTGCCTCGAATTGGCGTCTACCGAGGTGGTGACCGAACCGCTCGGCCACCTGTCCGGCTCTATACCAGCGAGGAGCACGACTTACTCGCGCTACAGAGCGACGCGCCGATCCGACCGGAGGCGCTCGACAACGTCGCCGAGTGCGTGACGAGCTGGCTCATCGACCACGATGCGACGCCGCTGTACCTGAGTGGGCTGCCAGCCGATCGAGACACCGGCGAGCGGCCAGATCTCTACGGCGTCGGAACGGGGAGCGCACCCGATCTCCTCGACGATCGTGAGATCGACGTTCCACCGGAGGACGGCGTCGTCACCGGTCCGACAGGCGCGCTCATCAACCACGCGGCACAGGCCGGCTACGACAGCCTCGGACTCGTCATCGAGTGCAACCCGCAGTTCCCCGACCCTGAAGCGGCGAGCGTGCTTCTCGAGGACGCTATCGCGCCGCTGGCTGACCTCTCGGTCGACGTACAGGAACTCCTCGACCACGCCGAGGAGATCCGTGAGAAACGCGAGCAGCTTGCACAACAGATGCAGGCCGCCGGACAGGAACAGAGCACGCAGGCACAGCCGCTTCGGATGTATCAATAA
- a CDS encoding phosphoadenosine phosphosulfate reductase family protein, whose protein sequence is MSENFPDYVSVDYDDGSSEDPVDYPHINDKIEKAIEVTRQGLEQYENPAVMWTGGKDSTLVLYFVSQVAERYDLEVPPAIFIDHYQHFDEIHGFVDHWADEWDLDVIYARNEDVGEYVDEHGLEPGDDIDISGLSEHNQHHVENILEYEEETFPFLLDTYVGNHLLKTVALNNALEEHDVDGVISGVRWDEQEARADETFFSPRHDPDIYPPHDRVQPILQFDEAAVWEAFWNFVVPDTVSEFPDEGYVPQSDTDLPNDLTQDDIPVSPKYFAGFRSLGSEVSTEKSDEEPAWLQDLEETTERAGRAQDKEDLMERLRDLGYM, encoded by the coding sequence ATGAGCGAGAACTTCCCCGACTACGTCAGCGTCGACTACGACGACGGCTCCAGCGAGGACCCCGTCGACTATCCACACATCAACGACAAGATCGAGAAGGCGATCGAGGTCACCCGCCAGGGACTCGAGCAGTACGAGAACCCCGCGGTCATGTGGACCGGCGGCAAGGACTCCACGCTCGTCCTCTACTTCGTCAGCCAGGTCGCAGAGCGCTACGACCTCGAAGTCCCGCCTGCAATCTTCATCGACCACTACCAGCACTTCGACGAAATCCACGGCTTCGTCGACCACTGGGCGGACGAGTGGGACCTCGACGTCATCTACGCCCGCAACGAGGACGTCGGCGAGTACGTCGACGAGCACGGCCTCGAACCCGGCGACGACATCGACATCTCGGGGCTCTCCGAGCACAACCAGCACCACGTCGAGAACATACTCGAGTACGAGGAGGAGACGTTCCCGTTCCTGCTCGACACCTATGTGGGCAACCACCTGCTGAAGACGGTGGCGCTGAACAACGCGCTGGAAGAGCACGACGTCGACGGCGTCATCTCGGGCGTCCGCTGGGACGAACAGGAGGCGCGCGCCGACGAGACGTTCTTCTCGCCGCGTCACGATCCGGACATCTATCCGCCACACGACCGCGTCCAGCCCATCCTGCAGTTCGACGAGGCGGCGGTGTGGGAGGCGTTCTGGAACTTCGTCGTGCCAGACACCGTCTCGGAGTTCCCGGACGAGGGCTACGTGCCACAGAGTGATACGGACCTGCCGAACGACCTCACGCAGGACGACATCCCGGTGTCGCCGAAGTACTTCGCCGGCTTCCGCTCGCTCGGGAGCGAAGTGAGTACAGAGAAGAGCGACGAAGAACCGGCCTGGCTGCAGGACCTAGAGGAAACGACCGAACGCGCGGGCCGCGCCCAGGACAAGGAGGATCTAATGGAGCGGCTGCGCGACCTCGGCTACATGTGA
- a CDS encoding RsmB/NOP family class I SAM-dependent RNA methyltransferase: MEPFERYRPIIDDFEAFLAACERPLGNAVRVNTIKASPERATAALEEDDVAYEQAEWNPRVLRLETDSPGSTWTSFHGFTHGQEEVSAVPPVVLDPQPGERVWDCCAAPGGKATQIAALMDDRGTVVANDNNLGRISALRFNAERLGATSLAVTNDDARNYSMKRFPFDEFDRTLVDAPCSCEGTIRKNPDALDNWSEGHIDTIAGIQKGILRRAIQTTREGGTVVYSTCTFAPEENEAVVQHAIDEEDCRVVDFDLEMEHAPGLTEWRDEAFDSTLEQAARIYPHHNDTGGFFVAKLEVTA, encoded by the coding sequence ATGGAGCCATTCGAGCGGTACCGACCGATTATCGACGACTTCGAGGCCTTTCTCGCCGCCTGTGAGCGACCGCTCGGCAACGCCGTGCGCGTGAACACGATCAAGGCCTCCCCCGAGCGCGCGACCGCCGCACTCGAGGAGGACGACGTCGCGTACGAGCAGGCCGAGTGGAACCCGCGCGTGTTGCGCCTCGAGACGGACTCACCGGGGTCGACGTGGACCTCGTTCCACGGCTTCACGCACGGCCAGGAGGAGGTCTCGGCGGTCCCGCCGGTCGTTCTCGATCCCCAACCCGGCGAGCGCGTCTGGGACTGTTGTGCGGCCCCCGGCGGGAAGGCGACCCAGATCGCCGCGCTGATGGACGACCGTGGGACTGTCGTCGCGAACGACAACAACCTCGGGCGTATCTCTGCGCTGCGGTTCAACGCCGAGCGCCTCGGTGCGACCAGCCTCGCGGTGACGAACGACGACGCACGCAACTACTCCATGAAGCGGTTCCCGTTCGACGAGTTCGACCGGACGCTCGTGGACGCGCCCTGCTCCTGCGAGGGAACGATTCGGAAGAATCCCGACGCGCTCGACAACTGGTCGGAGGGCCACATCGACACGATCGCGGGCATCCAGAAAGGCATCCTCCGCCGAGCGATCCAGACGACCCGCGAGGGCGGCACCGTCGTCTACTCGACGTGTACCTTCGCGCCGGAGGAGAACGAGGCCGTCGTCCAACACGCCATCGACGAGGAGGACTGTCGTGTCGTGGACTTCGACCTCGAGATGGAACACGCACCCGGCCTCACAGAGTGGCGAGACGAGGCGTTCGATTCCACACTCGAGCAGGCCGCGCGGATCTACCCACACCACAACGACACCGGCGGCTTCTTCGTGGCGAAACTGGAGGTGACTGCCTGA
- a CDS encoding amidase: MPTHHTDSFNVLETSVAAVHDAMADGAVTAEELVEHYLARIDAYDDELNAILTVNDRARDRARDLDAQFDRDGFVGPLHGVPTIIKDNHDTHDMPTTAGSTTLADSQPSRDAFIVDQLREAGAIIIAKANLQELSFGVDTISSLGGATRNAYDLEHRPSGSSGGTAAAIAANLGLIGTGTDTCSSNRSPPAFNDLVGVRPTRGLCSRTGLVPLCETQDTPGPIARTVDDAARLLEVMAGYDSEDPVTARGVGQVPDDGYTAHLDADGLDDARIGIARQFFGLQGDADEYDAVSEDDAAAVTSVLEDAIDDLEAAGATIVDPVDVVDTNWLLSARVLAYEFARDFDGYLETLGDASPQESLAAVVDSGELAPSIEARFEGGDILGTDQDSLDDNTGYLRRLERRRELRDTVLATLAEHDLDALLYPPSTVPPITVDDHQPFEEMNCELSAHTGLPAIVTPAGFTDDGLPVGLELLGRAFAEPRLFELAYAFEQATDNRMPPARFGALELE, from the coding sequence ATGCCCACACACCACACAGATTCGTTCAACGTTCTCGAGACCAGCGTCGCAGCCGTTCACGACGCGATGGCCGACGGCGCGGTCACCGCCGAGGAACTCGTCGAGCACTACCTGGCACGAATCGACGCCTACGACGACGAGCTGAACGCGATCCTGACGGTGAACGACCGGGCTCGCGACCGTGCGCGCGACCTCGACGCACAGTTCGATCGCGACGGGTTCGTCGGGCCGCTCCACGGCGTTCCGACGATCATTAAGGACAACCACGACACCCACGACATGCCGACCACCGCGGGCTCGACGACGCTCGCAGACTCTCAGCCGTCGCGGGACGCGTTCATCGTCGACCAGCTTCGGGAGGCCGGTGCGATCATCATTGCGAAGGCGAACCTGCAGGAACTCTCCTTCGGTGTCGACACGATCAGTTCGCTCGGCGGCGCGACGCGAAACGCCTACGATCTCGAGCACCGGCCGTCCGGCTCGAGTGGCGGCACAGCCGCGGCTATCGCCGCGAACCTGGGCCTCATCGGAACCGGCACCGACACCTGCTCGTCGAATCGCTCACCGCCCGCGTTCAACGATCTCGTCGGCGTTCGACCGACCAGAGGCCTGTGCAGCCGAACCGGGCTCGTCCCCCTCTGCGAAACGCAGGACACGCCCGGCCCCATCGCACGAACCGTCGACGACGCCGCACGACTGCTCGAGGTCATGGCCGGCTACGATTCCGAGGACCCGGTCACGGCCAGAGGCGTCGGACAGGTTCCCGACGACGGCTACACCGCCCACCTCGATGCGGACGGGCTCGACGATGCCAGAATCGGGATCGCCCGGCAGTTCTTCGGACTCCAGGGCGATGCTGACGAGTACGACGCCGTCTCCGAGGACGACGCGGCTGCCGTGACGAGCGTTCTCGAGGACGCCATCGACGACCTCGAAGCAGCCGGCGCGACGATCGTCGATCCGGTCGACGTCGTCGACACGAACTGGCTCCTGAGCGCTCGCGTGCTCGCATACGAGTTTGCGCGGGACTTCGACGGGTATCTCGAGACGCTCGGCGATGCTTCCCCACAGGAGTCGCTCGCGGCCGTCGTCGACTCCGGGGAACTTGCGCCGTCGATCGAGGCCCGATTCGAGGGTGGCGACATCCTCGGAACCGACCAGGACTCGCTCGACGACAACACGGGCTACCTCCGCCGACTCGAACGTCGCAGAGAACTCCGCGATACGGTTCTGGCGACGCTCGCGGAGCACGACCTCGACGCCTTGCTATACCCGCCCTCGACGGTTCCGCCGATCACCGTCGACGACCACCAGCCGTTCGAAGAGATGAACTGCGAGCTTTCGGCACACACTGGCTTGCCCGCCATCGTCACCCCTGCCGGGTTCACCGACGACGGGCTCCCGGTTGGACTCGAGTTACTCGGCCGGGCGTTCGCCGAGCCGCGGCTGTTCGAACTCGCGTACGCGTTCGAGCAGGCGACGGACAATCGGATGCCGCCAGCGCGATTCGGGGCACTCGAACTCGAGTAG
- a CDS encoding geranylgeranyl reductase family protein, translated as MTSATEAYDIVVVGGGTAGCFAATTAAKEGLDVVLLERKTEEEGGYIACGDGIKGKSSFPDVLDRERLKDEAFTNQGIERAIFENPQTNERLDIPFNETGGVVDRWKYGQILLEETDRAGVDIHYNTVVNDVIQPNGTVEGVTAIRDGEALEYRSEIVIDGAGALSVLQDKADLSASSFDTNVNYSQFCSAYREVLEVPEPVEWDDALVFKPTEELGYLWYFPRSATEINAGLGFQMSQEPMELVDVLKDDIANRAEFQDATVKNKLGAALPTRRPYDSAVHPGYVAVGDAAGHVNPCTGGGIPGAAKGGHWAAKIAVDAISDGDVSEAALWEYNQRVQTDFGKRFAAMDLYNIFGTAQELDDLVSILTAMPGQQLVDAIGKKGTADMSLGLKLKTLIKTFGHWDTLYDLYKVQRAAGSLKGVYDSYPDSPDHFDAWRSERDSVLDRVYDISGAEPKY; from the coding sequence ATGACTTCGGCTACCGAGGCCTACGATATCGTGGTCGTCGGCGGGGGAACTGCCGGCTGCTTCGCTGCGACGACCGCTGCCAAGGAGGGGCTCGACGTCGTCCTCCTCGAGCGCAAAACCGAGGAGGAAGGGGGCTACATCGCCTGTGGGGACGGCATCAAGGGGAAGAGCTCTTTCCCCGACGTGCTCGATCGTGAACGACTCAAAGACGAGGCGTTCACCAACCAGGGGATCGAACGCGCCATCTTCGAAAACCCACAGACCAACGAGCGCCTCGACATCCCGTTCAACGAGACCGGCGGCGTTGTCGACCGCTGGAAGTACGGCCAGATCCTCCTGGAGGAAACCGACCGCGCCGGCGTCGACATCCACTACAACACCGTCGTCAACGACGTTATCCAGCCCAACGGCACCGTCGAGGGTGTGACTGCGATTCGGGACGGCGAGGCACTCGAGTACCGATCTGAAATCGTCATCGACGGTGCGGGTGCGCTCTCGGTGTTGCAGGATAAGGCGGACCTCTCGGCGTCGTCGTTCGACACCAACGTCAACTACTCGCAGTTCTGCTCGGCCTACCGCGAGGTACTCGAGGTGCCAGAGCCGGTCGAGTGGGACGACGCGCTCGTCTTCAAGCCGACCGAGGAACTGGGCTATCTCTGGTACTTCCCGCGCTCGGCAACGGAGATCAACGCGGGACTGGGCTTCCAGATGAGCCAGGAGCCGATGGAACTGGTCGATGTGCTCAAAGACGACATCGCCAACCGGGCGGAGTTCCAGGACGCGACGGTGAAGAACAAACTCGGTGCCGCCCTCCCGACCCGCCGGCCGTACGACTCGGCGGTTCACCCCGGCTACGTGGCCGTCGGCGACGCGGCGGGGCACGTCAACCCCTGTACCGGCGGTGGTATTCCGGGTGCCGCAAAAGGTGGCCACTGGGCGGCGAAGATCGCTGTCGACGCGATTTCCGACGGCGACGTGAGCGAGGCGGCCCTCTGGGAGTACAACCAGCGCGTCCAGACGGACTTTGGGAAGCGCTTCGCGGCGATGGACCTCTACAACATCTTCGGCACCGCACAGGAACTGGACGACCTCGTCTCGATCCTCACGGCGATGCCGGGCCAACAGCTCGTCGACGCGATCGGCAAGAAGGGGACTGCCGATATGAGCCTCGGCCTCAAGCTCAAGACGCTGATCAAGACCTTCGGTCACTGGGATACGCTCTACGACCTCTACAAGGTCCAGCGGGCCGCCGGCTCGCTCAAGGGCGTCTACGACAGCTATCCGGACAGCCCCGACCACTTCGACGCCTGGCGCTCGGAGCGCGATAGCGTGCTGGATCGAGTGTACGATATCAGCGGCGCTGAGCCGAAGTACTAA